A window of Theileria parva strain Muguga chromosome 4 map unlocalized ctg_529, whole genome shotgun sequence genomic DNA:
AGTTTGCAAAGAACCCGCAAATCACGCAGAGGTGTCTTTGAGGCCGAGCAGGGCCAGAGGCGTAAGCAGCTCTCCAGCACCGCAAATTattcctaaaaataatgttaatttgatatattACCATAAATACTGTATAAATATAAGTTATGCGGAGTGaatatatgataaaatttatgtatATGAATGAGTTTTACTTCTCAGCCTCGACCTCGTCGTGGTCAAcaatcaaattaatatcCATGGGTTCCCTATGCTTGTAAATGCTATGAGATGACTTCGACACAGCCTTGCCAACATATTCGTCGTCGGAATCCCTGTTTTTATTTCCCTTTTTAGCCATAATTAAGATTTCTGATAAATTTGGTCATATAAAAGCGGCATTTGAGCTgtctttatatttttaaattttatcgAGGGAAACCCCCCAAAAGAATAGTTTTAAGTATAGAGTTTCATCTTATATTGAgattcattttataataaattatgagGTCGGTAAACAAATATATTCTAtaatatgttatttaaCCTGACATAAACAAAGTTCATCtattaataaaagtaaacaccaaaattttagttttaacacgtaaaatgtaataaaattaatctttaaaatcatGTAGCAGGTCGTTGCTTAAAACTGCTGGATTTGCTGGCAATCATGTGTAAGGTCCTTACAAACCAAGCTAATAGTGCTGTAAATAGACTCAAAACCTTATCCCTTACTGGTTTTACAtacctaaaataatatgtgATTTGGAATCTCAAAAATATCTATGATGTGTATCTCAAAATATACAATCTTGTGGATTCTAATCATATAAAAACTCACTGATCTGCTTTCGGCCCTAGTAACTTTGTTGCTGAATAGCTGAATGTGAAATAGAATACTATTAGCAGTGGAATTACTACATAGAATCTTAGAAGAACTTTGAATACGCTTCTTAGTTCATTCCATCCCAGCACCAATAACACAAGCCAGAATATTGGAGGTATATTCCTCCATGAACTTATGGATGTGCCTGCATTCTGAACAACCTGTGCATTCTTGTACATTTCCAAAAACTTTTTCGAGCATGAGTTTGTAACTTCCAGTGCAAACTGTTCCGTTACTGGGGTACTATACTTATCACTAACTGGCTCTCCCAGTGTTGAATAGAAATACTGGTTCTTTTTAACATCGTTCAGATCAAATGAGGGCATCTTTTTAGTTTTTGTCTTCTTCAAAACTTTGAGTAATGTTAGAGCGTCTTCTTTGGACTCTTTGTATCTATTATTCAACTCCTGAGCTGATTGCTTGTGCCACTCCGTCGGTACCAACTCGCCTTTAAACTCTTGGTAATTGAAGAATTTATCGAATCTTTCCAAGAGCAGTTGTTCTAGATTATTCTGCAACTCGTCAAAGTTATGCCTGGCTGCTTTCAGAAGCAAGACAAGTGACAATTGGGCAAATTCAGCTTTACTCGCACGATTTACTAATCCCTGGTAACTTGTGGTCAGTTGATCcatacaatttttatgtgTTTCGTCAAACAGTTCATCAAAGTAGTCCCAGAACTCATCCTCAGTTAATGAACGATCCAACAAATTGTTTTTTACCATTACGAAAGTTGAGTTACACATCGAGTCTAACTGTTGTTTCAGAAGCCCTAAGTGCCTTGATCTCAGAACTTCAAACTCTGTTGATACTAACAAGTTCAGGTGATCTTTCAGCGGTTGGGCATCAAATTCATATTCAAATGAAACtgttttattaaatgaaaCTTTGAATCGACTCAAATGTTCACTCAACTTTTCACTCTGTTTGCTTTGTAACTCTTCACACTTCTTACTAAAACTCGGCCACACTGTGTATGGCCTTGCATTTGCAACTTTAAGTTCTTTTCCACTAGAATTTACTGTAAACTCCTTATCTAGTAGCGATGAAGACTCTACTGCCAGTTTCTTCACGTAACCTGCCAAGGCTGATTCAAAACACGGTTGGAACTTTCCACATAACCTAAAAtgaaatgaaaattttcatcatAAAACACTCACTGTGATAATAATTCCTTTCCCACTTTCTCTGATACTTTTGGATCATATCTCGATGCTTGTGAGAAATACTCACTTTCAACTTTGTTTAATAGGCTCATTAAATATTCACTAAAGTCTGTTTCTGTAAGTTCTGGTACGGAGGTTGTTGCTGATTCCAAAATCGCTGTTTTTATTTCTGAACATCTATAACTTGATAGCATTTCCTTCTGGGTGGGTATGTCCAGGTGATTCTGTTCTATGATTGTCTTCCATACATTTTTTGAGTACACAAAGAATCCGTCTGATGGCACTCTTCTTGAATATTCCTTAGGTTTAAGGCTCTCCCATGTTTTTTTAACCTCTTTAACATCCTTCTCGAACAATTCTGGTTGCGTGACTGCATTTGATAAACCGAAAACTCTTATTTCAAACAGTGATTCAACTCCCATGTTTTCAAATCGAGCAggctaaaaattaattttaatttttatttttttgagTTTGTTTTACTTTAggtttatatttaaatctaCCTTTGAAATCTCGTTCCAAATACTTCTCATGTAATTGTTTAGCACATAATCCTTCACCACATCTAAAcgtaatttaaaaatataaaactcACTCAGGGGAGATAAACTAGGTGACCAATCTCGAACACAGAAAAACAAAACCGTTTTATAGTTcctaataaatatttattagaGTTAACATGAATAGTTGTTTATATTACATACTCTTCATTATTTGTATCAACTAGTTCCAAGTTAGCCTCAACTACCGTCTTTAAAAGCCCGTAGTTAGAACCAGTCAGGTTTCCCATTGAGTTGTACCATAGATTTACAATAACCACGTCCGATAACGCCAAACAGAACAATGACGATCTATGCTCAAATGTTAGCCTCCCTTCTCCTCGTTCCCTTGAGTCTGTTCCTTCTGAATCAAAAACTACTGTAGCACTCACACTAGTGTCTTTTGGTAACACTAGTGATCCCCAAATTCCCTTAGTTGTTTGCGAATGCCCTCTTGAGGCATCCATAGTCTGAAAACTGGCATTGAAAAGGCTGTTTAGCAGATGACCTgaattttcattaatttgatatttatacaattataataatgttatatatgtgtataatcCTTACTTTTCCCGCTGCTTTGGGATCCCAAAATTGTGACAACATTGAACCTGAATCCAACATCTTCAAATCCTgacttttttaaaaactcgTGAAATCCGGGGCTaagaaatatttattaaaatcttggtttaaattaatttttacttaCTTTATCTCACATTGATAGTTGCTGAACTCGACAGGTGATAGAGATACAGTATCACTGTCTTTATTTGAAAAGTCGTTTGAAGATTCCATGTTTAACTGTGGTCAATGGTTAGAAATACATTAATTAGAGGGTTTTAGGATAAATTTgtcttaatttttaaaaatatctTATAATTTGAGACACCACACTTGacacaattttacacatgCAATCTTATAATGCAAATTTTGTACAAAAACACACAAAAATATGTAGATCCGCTTCCTTAACAACGAAATTGTTGGAAATGTTCGactaatgtgtatataaaaattgaaatttaaattaagaTCTATGTTACATTAAATGACTTACTTGTAGGAAGTTGCTGTAGCATTGCAACTGTAACTGGTTCATATAGCTGAACTGGCTGCAGATTATTGTACACAAATTGATCAGGTTTCTCTTGATAGTTGAAATACTCTTTAGCATAATTTGAATATCTTACATTTGGATGATTACCCATCGTTGGGTAATAAGTTGCTTGAccataattgttaaaacCATAGTTCTGATTCATTGGTATTGAAAAGGTGCATCCTCCATACCAATTGTGGCTTTGAACTGCTTCTCTGATTAGTTTCTCCGGCTTTGTTTCAAGCCAATTTGGCCCTCTTGGATCTCCATAATTTGCACCTGGTGGAGAGTTAACAGTGGCAGTTTTACTCCTTGCATTAATTCTTCCGGAAACACTTAGGTTTCTTGAGAAAACTCTTGAAGTTACGTTATTTGTTTGGCTTCTTCCTGTCCCAGGTTGATTAACCTTCTGGCCTGCAGGTAAAACTGGTTTTATCTTAATTTcaactaaattattactagTTCCATTTACCATAACCTTCTGACTCATAACTCTTGTAATATTCTCAGTATTGTTTCTAACCTCGTTGTAATTTACATTGTCCTGATTAGTTCTTGCGGTATTCGAGTTGAAATACTTATTGTTGAGGTTGGTTAGTGTTATCAAGTCAGTTTTCATCCTCTCAAACTTCATTTGCTGTTCCTTGGCCTTTTCTCTGCCGTGGTTTATTAAAACCATCCAGGCATCAGCAGGTAACAGAAATCCATAAAGACTGTTAGCCCACTTTGTGCTATACGATTTGTTGGGGTATGAAGGGAAGAGCAATGCATTTTTGGGCAATTTTGATGAATGGTAAAACAGAGCTTCCGATACCTGATTTAACTTTGGAAGCCTAAGCCTCTTTAGTTGAGAAAGTTTTCTATTAACTCCATCCACAACCTCTTCAACTCCAAGTCCTCCTCTCCTAGTAGGCCTGTCATATAAAAGAGTTAGCAAGAGTGTGTATGTGAAAGCTCCGTGAACTACAACTTCGTCGTCCCTCACAGCATTATTATTAACCTTAGATTGGCGATAAAACTGTTCCAAGTTTAAAGGCTTGAAAAGACACTCTATTGATACATTTTTCAAGCTACTTGATGAAATGACCACATAGTTAACCATTCCATGTGTGGCATCCAAACTCAGTTGAACATCAGATAAACTGCTCAGACTATCGACCTCAATTGTTGGAAGATACTTTACTTTAGTCATTTGGTTCATCATGTTTGGATCTTTATACACTGAATCTGAGCATTCAAATGAAGAGAGTTTTCCTGTCGGTTCAGAAAATGGCCAGAAACCCTTCATCATACTGCCCTTTACTGGCCCTGACCTACTAGATCCTCCAACAACTGTTTGTAAGTTTGAGGAATCAAAGAAAACGTTTAATCTGCATGTTGAACCAATTGATTGGTAAAGGCACTTGAGGTCACTACATGTGACTAGTCCATTCTGTTGGAAATCTGAGGGTACCAGAGCCTCATCATACCCTTCTCCTTCATATCCTGACAAATCATCGACCTGGACTGAGTGGCCAGAGAAGAAAAAGACTGCCAAATCGTTTGGAGAACTGGCGAAATTTAGCCACTTAAGTGATCTGAAGATATTTCCTCTAGATGGGAACATTTCCACTGGCGTTGGAACAGCCACAGAATCCAGACacatattatcatttaGTGTCAAGTGTTTTATGTTTCTCTCCACTAAATGTCTTCCAAACATTGATGTTTTCTTTGTTGGATATGTGTTTCTTTCCTCTACACTCTTATTTATTCTGGTTAGATCTAAACCAAACCCATTTTCCGAGAGTaaagaattattatattgcGATAGGTTTCTTGTGTATGCTGGGCTTGGCCTTGAGTCTAGCAATAAAATAACGTTTTTAGGATCAAAATTGAACCTTCTGACCAATACCTGTGCAAATACAAATGCGTCATTGCAGCATCCTCTCAGTTGTGCGTCTGGGTTTCCTAAGTAGTTGGATCCAACCACCACTGCTCTTTTCACGGGCGCTGATTGAAATCTATCCATTGGAGCATAAACCCTTGTGACATATGATGGGTTAAACCCCttttgtttattattaCCATCAGGTACCTCAGTTCCATTCCGGCCAACCTCATCTTGAAATTCATTGAATTTCCCCTTCTCTGAATTGTTTACAGGTTCAGATCCTCCGGATTTGACATTATTTGAGCtgttataaaatacataatCGAGTTTATCACTTCTATCTTCTGTATATTCAGTACTTGATGCTTTAAGCTGTTCTGGACCAGGGTTAACTGGTACCTCaaacttatttttagagGCAAAatctttataatttacagaCTCTTCTTCAGGCGAAACACCATAATCATCGGAAAATTCAGGTTCATCACTTCCTTTACCTCCCAG
This region includes:
- the MCA1 gene encoding Caspase domain protein, with translation MSNLMDLYMSNVSNTDSGLAQCASQNVESTEKNFNTFQVKDKVNYQDLADRCLTFDNKFQFDDNSFGSHGNKLDSNDDYPPNLEKLIHESVSRSTARLLTKNTLKYLDKGLMVKPGGGVSHQFTVVTPKHKENTKSTLLKNKNNDDYEEQAGNGSEFDDLSLNTGKSRLSTFRLDKVTYEMYKLFNNIKHFQNNTARSRTPEFSPADYLDKENNEKDKLNSSSRRLSIVTSSFDDNVETISNFTNAFESRLRPNGLQSLSTAYPEDSTNLTYNSSNRFDVDHSQDQLSQNLSNLGGKGSDEPEFSDDYGVSPEEESVNYKDFASKNKFEVPVNPGPEQLKASSTEYTEDRSDKLDYVFYNSSNNVKSGGSEPVNNSEKGKFNEFQDEVGRNGTEVPDGNNKQKGFNPSYVTRVYAPMDRFQSAPVKRAVVVGSNYLGNPDAQLRGCCNDAFVFAQVLVRRFNFDPKNVILLLDSRPSPAYTRNLSQYNNSLLSENGFGLDLTRINKSVEERNTYPTKKTSMFGRHLVERNIKHLTLNDNMCLDSVAVPTPVEMFPSRGNIFRSLKWLNFASSPNDLAVFFFSGHSVQVDDLSGYEGEGYDEALVPSDFQQNGLVTCSDLKCLYQSIGSTCRLNVFFDSSNLQTVVGGSSRSGPVKGSMMKGFWPFSEPTGKLSSFECSDSVYKDPNMMNQMTKVKYLPTIEVDSLSSLSDVQLSLDATHGMVNYVVISSSSLKNVSIECLFKPLNLEQFYRQSKVNNNAVRDDEVVVHGAFTYTLLLTLLYDRPTRRGGLGVEEVVDGVNRKLSQLKRLRLPKLNQVSEALFYHSSKLPKNALLFPSYPNKSYSTKWANSLYGFLLPADAWMVLINHGREKAKEQQMKFERMKTDLITLTNLNNKYFNSNTARTNQDNVNYNEVRNNTENITRVMSQKVMVNGTSNNLVEIKIKPVLPAGQKVNQPGTGRSQTNNVTSRVFSRNLSVSGRINARSKTATVNSPPGANYGDPRGPNWLETKPEKLIREAVQSHNWYGGCTFSIPMNQNYGFNNYGQATYYPTMGNHPNVRYSNYAKEYFNYQEKPDQFVYNNLQPVQLYEPVTVAMLQQLPTSKSFNVT
- a CDS encoding Root hair defective 3 GTP-binding protein (RHD3) family protein, with protein sequence MESSNDFSNKDSDTVSLSPVEFSNYQCEINPGFHEFLKKSGFEDVGFRFNVVTILGSQSSGKSHLLNSLFNASFQTMDASRGHSQTTKGIWGSLVLPKDTSVSATVVFDSEGTDSRERGEGRLTFEHRSSLFCLALSDVVIVNLWYNSMGNLTGSNYGLLKTVVEANLELVDTNNEENYKTVLFFCVRDWSPSLSPLNVVKDYVLNNYMRSIWNEISKPARFENMGVESLFEIRVFGLSNAVTQPELFEKDVKEVKKTWESLKPKEYSRRVPSDGFFVYSKNVWKTIIEQNHLDIPTQKEMLSSYRCSEIKTAILESATTSVPELTETDFSEYLMSLLNKVESEYFSQASRYDPKVSEKVGKELLSQLCGKFQPCFESALAGYVKKLAVESSSLLDKEFTVNSSGKELKVANARPYTVWPSFSKKCEELQSKQSEKLSEHLSRFKVSFNKTVSFEYEFDAQPLKDHLNLLVSTEFEVLRSRHLGLLKQQLDSMCNSTFVMVKNNLLDRSLTEDEFWDYFDELFDETHKNCMDQLTTSYQGLVNRASKAEFAQLSLVLLLKAARHNFDELQNNLEQLLLERFDKFFNYQEFKGELVPTEWHKQSAQELNNRYKESKEDALTLLKVLKKTKTKKMPSFDLNDVKKNQYFYSTLGEPVSDKYSTPVTEQFALEVTNSCSKKFLEMYKNAQVVQNAGTSISSWRNIPPIFWLVLLVLGWNELRSVFKVLLRFYVVIPLLIVFYFTFSYSATKLLGPKADQYVKPVRDKVLSLFTALLAWFVRTLHMIASKSSSFKQRPAT
- a CDS encoding HIT zinc finger family protein, giving the protein MAKKGNKNRDSDDEYVGKAVSKSSHSIYKHREPMDINLIVDHDEVEAEKNNLRCWRAAYASGPARPQRHLCVICGFFANYKCKNCASRRIEAINSYYCSLRCLEVHNETNCGKAVHLAQW